The window GATTTCGATAACATGTAGTAAGCAGCGGATTATGATAATCGAATAAACGACGTTCATAATATTGATAATGGGGTCCACTGAACAtgacaacattttattttgtattggcTTCTGTTCGCCGTTCCACCCgcgtcaaaaatattttgaaagataaaattctcgctatatatttccaTGACCAAAATTTTGCCTATTTGTAGTAGTATTTCAGTCTATAATCTGTTTCTCTACCAATATCTTTTTCAGATCGCCTCAGAAGTTCTTGGCTGATTGagtaacaaacatcgaaactttcgcacttataatattagtatacattagataaaaaaaaatatgacatgaATACTAGCTTCTGACCACGGTTCTGCAGCGGAaatggtttttaatattatggtaTAGACAAAATATCGAACGTTTATTACTTTAACTATAACTGTTAATAATTCCAGAATGTAAACCATTAATGAATATATAGAATGTACTATACCTACTATAGTTGGGAATGAAACGGTATGTTGCCGCATGTCCGCAAGTTTAAAATCCAAGGCACACACTCTAAATTCGAAGTTATGTGTGtagcatttataaattatcgtgCAGTATACAGTGAAGTAAAATGTCATTAGGTAATATCAGAATTCACccataataatttctaatgtaAGGTTTGCCAACACGTACCAGGCCAGCGAAcgaactaaggcctaaaaccAGCAGTTAGCCAGTATATAAACACAGAATTGGTacgtattcatattataaaggCCCCTTGCACAACTTCTGAGTACATGGTACTcgtacaaaagtcacactcaaATCtttgctcccaaataaatgttaatgaaacAGGATCTTTTAAATAAgtcagtatatataatattcagcaaaaacaatttaatatcagTAGTCgcttcaaaacaaattaaatccaCAGGGCTCTTCAAACGTTGAGCCAATATCGTCGTCTAGCATTCGTCAAATAGTGGCAGGAAGCCGACGCACACATGATATAAGTATGAACGCGCAGTGCTCAGTAATATTAGATGTACTTCTATCACTACGCCTACATTTGCATGGCACAGAATCCATTAACAGTCGGCCAATGTAAACAACGCCGTCGTCTGCCGGCGACTTAAAAGGCGTTAGGGGAATTTAAATCTTTCAAAAGCTTTTTGTACCGCCGCACAAGGCGATTAAGACAATGTATATATTACTTGATCGAGTTACCCGTGGTGTCGTTTGCACTTTAGCAGCACTTTAGCCAGGTACATGCTATGAGACAatgattcattattatttaccaTTGGATTCAATTTCGATATGCGTCTTAAGAATTTCGCAGAATACCTACTCCGGTAGAAAAACATAGGATTTAGagatttttttgacaatttaataatttagtaacgcataagaaaaatctatataaaaatttcgttggattttttttaactcagcCATTATGTACTACATTTAGAACGAGCCCCATTTGGATTTACAACCCTTATAATATCACAAGGTAGTTTAACCCTCGGACGGCggatgtaaacaaaatgtaaatcacGCCTGGCACGGCCGCCACATGTGTTGtccaactttaaaaaaactcactacatattacattgaATACAAAAAACGCACAGTTTTACAATACCTCTGGTAAAAGATAAGCTTACAGAACTGGGTGCGAACAGACCTCTGCGAATAGATAAAACATACGAACAAAAACTtgacaaagtaaaaaaaaaacaagtagaGAAAACACATGTAATTTTGTGTCATGTATGAAAATTGGGGTAATTAATACGcaacatttaatttcatacatttaatacTATTATGATTACAGAGTAGGCACATATAGGTACTAGGCAGTCTGTATATGTTGTGCTATAAGGCTTAAATGAATATCAGTCAACAGCACTTTATTaccagtatttatttttctaatctcAAGACAGGACATACGAAAGGTCAAATCGAGACAAAAGGGTCGTATTCTCAGGATGCAGCCATCAGTCAGTTCCCTTTGTTTTCACTGGCGTCCCATGCGCGGccttaacaaaatatacaaaagaccGAAATGTAACCAACGCACCGCGCCCACACGCCGACGAATACGTGTTTTGACGACCGACACATCATCGTCCGAATACCTTTGTCCAAATAATGCTTAGCGTGCATCCATCTAAACAAATGCACCGACTCGCTTCCGCAATAACTGGCGCACTGATAAATCAGCGGAGCCGGGAACACGTCTCACATCTTTATCTCTGTAGTCTATATCTCCGTACAATATACattaaggcattttatttatcttacgtagtacaaaatatctataaatgatAGCACACCGAGACCCAGATCTcgaactttttatatttactgtgCGGAATAAACTTATTCCTTGAAAATCACTTTCGTCAAAATTCTGGTGTTGAAATCACATTACCAATAAGCacatgcaaataaaattctttactcGCAAGCGACAATAATCTGATGATATGTCATATCGTCTGCGGTATAAACGGCAATGCCGTAGTGCGCAATCTCGACTATCAATTCTATGACCAATTGCGAGAGTGTGCAAGCAGGAACAAACTACGCATGCACTTTTCAGTGGTCTGGGCGGGATGCAACTACCTTGTATAGCTCTATCTACGTACTAGGTATCTAGGTGATAGGTCATACCAACAAATAGAACTCCTCGGACGTTATGATCGCCTAGTACTTCGGAtgcaataaaatactatatgcAGGCCATTTGCATCGCACCGAATGCATTTATTGCGACGCGGATGGCATGGTTGCATTCTACTAAACTTACTGTACGTGTGTGTGTACAACTTAAGAAAACACTTGTTACGACTTATgaatacgatttattttaaacttaaaacaatCAACCACgtcatttaaatgtaaacaaaatcatgcatgcatatataataattttaaattgaaagaaTACTTTCAGATATAACTGCTTGCGATTGATATGGAAATGCACTTTGACACGACGATAGCGGCGTGGCCAATTCCGCCGCGTAATACAACGTGTGTCCATCTTGCACAGGCTGCAATTTGGAAAAGTTTAAAAACTCCATTTGTTCGTTATGTTGCATAGTTTGCACGTATCTGTCCATAGCAAGGGTTCCCTCTCCAATGTGCGAACGCATGTGAAAATTCAAATGGCTACTCTGTTTAAATCTTCTACCACAAACAGTGCATTCGAAGGGTTGTATGTTAGTATGTGTGCGCATATGTTGTCTCAGGTGGACCGACTGCGAGAAGCATTTGCTGCAAACAACGCACTTGAAAGGTTTCACCTTGGTGTGAGTGCGGAGGTGCTGCTCCAAGCCCGCCTTTTGCGTGAATGCTTTGGGACAGAAAGTGCACGCGAATGGACGCATTCCAGTGTGCATGCGCATATGTTGCTGCAGCCCGCCCTGTTGAGTGAATCGCTTGGCACATATAGAACATTGGTGCGGCTTCATTTTCGCGTGAACTAATCGATTGTGCTCGTCGTATTCAGCACCGTCTAGGAATGTGAGGCCGCAGATCCTGCATGAGTAAGACAGGCGATTCATCGCTTGAATCTGCGCTATTGCACTTTCCGAGTGGATGTCTCTGTCTAATCGTTGCTCACAAACTTGGCAGCGTAATGCAGCTTTCCGTCGTTTGGTGTGCTCTTCGCGGTAATGTAGCGAGTATTCGCAACAGTTGAAAAATATCTGCCGACACTGTAGGTCCGGACGTAGTGTTGATGGGAAGGTACACGTAAATGGTCCCCTGTATGCGAATAGTTTACCATCAAATAGTATGAAAATTgacaaaaatgaaaatataataagtaatttcattcaaatataattttataggtacaatctacaaattaaaattatgaaattgtagAGCCGCGCCGGTAAACATTGTCTCTTGGAATACGATAGATGTTTactcagggccgtagctagacttgaatttaaggtaggtcAACGgttattacaagcagggcggaaataaaaatgttactacttCTGATCTGCTCagtctttttttttcttgacttgtgaacgtgagtaaaaaaaaaaacagcttaatacttacgtaatttttaaggtaatatacagattgtaacaaagttcccttaaatctcgaaagagggttatttcacccatcaatacgaataactcttactaatgtacaatttagttaattattaaggtagggcattagtattttaaggtagggcattgccccacaatgccccccccccccctagctacggccctgtgtTTACGGCTCGTTTCCCAAACTCTAAAAAAGTACCCATTTGATATAAATGAATTGTAATAACTACCCACAAAGATTAATTACCTTAAGTCAACAGTCAAGTTAGGCAACTTAGCTTGTTTCGGCTTCAATTGCGCCCTTTTTACAACTCCGTCAAGCCTGGACCTTTTAATCGCATCCATATCTATATCGTCTTCAACTTTGACGATTATATAACTAGTGTCTACAGAAAACAGTCGTGTAGTCAATCCGTCTAAAGTAGACTTTTCATCATTCTCACCACTTTTCAATGGTATGAACTTAAAACCACCGCTGTTCTGAAATTTTTTACGAATTAAAATTACCGTACAATtatttgaacatatttattcagtataagattataaaaaatacgaacAAGCGAATTGAAACCATCCTCTTTTTTTGGAAGTTGGttaaaaacatcttaatatgttttaataatttaacggATAATATTATTAGACATCGTTGCCTCAAGAATTGTTTGaacatatcatcatcatcatcatcagccacataaagtgcactgctgaacatagcccTCCCCTAAAGTTTCCAGGTGGATCTGTCAAAAGCTGCTTGCATCCAGTGTGTTCCTTCGACCTTTATCAAGTTTGAATAATGCACATAATCCTActtcattttataaatgcgaaaatttgtgaagatggatgaatggatgtatgtttgttcctctttcacgaaaagattactgaactgatttggtTGAAACTTTATAgcaatattggttatacatcaaaataatatataggctacaatttataatgattttgtttaatttggtcataatataattatacttacatattaagtaagtcggaaaaaaattgctgtcttggcgtacgctgcctaagcCGTTGGAGTtagataaaaattatgtaccgtagcattgtttgtcttaaatagttctcaATAAAAGTatgcgacagcatatatctaccttttatgtggaagccactatgaccaaaataatgagccataaatataattaaatcggatacttctATTAGTAGgacttttatgccggaaaactccttcacgcagcgAAGCCGCGACAAAATGTTAGTATACGTATAAATAATCATGGTATTTTATAAGAACAAATAATATGGTGGTAGTGGTAGAGCCACACCATTTCATATACAGTGTGATGTGTAGTTTTCACTGGCTAAAGCAGAATCGACTAATCATTAGTTAGGTAAGCTCCTCTGGAGATCCCCCAGAAGCTCCTCCACAAAACTGTTCCGCCCTCCCTCATTACATTTTTCCATCGAGGTTGCCTGAAGCTACATACATGATCGTCTGAAATCATATGggtgtttatggacggtcgagATTCCTTAAGTCCAgtcaaaatagacaaaaaaaatccTGTGTTAGGAAAAATTCGCATAAagctgaaaattggtatagacgttaaatacgtcattttcaataaaatgtcaaaagtccccatcgatcctatgtgtgcaaaagattttatcCAAGGTCAAAGGTCAAAAATACCGGTTTGTCCGATTTAACTCTGATTTTTCAACTTTTAAAATCGCGATATCACGCGAACGGTAATTCGTACGAAAACAAAAGAACAATTGATGTAGAGAATTGTATgatctacaactttggtctgaTCTATTTTCACGATAATACCTCCGATTCAGAGGAGTCCATACCAACAACAtccataccaattttcagctctatgcgaatttttcctaacttaaatgttaatttgactGGACTATAATTCCACATGACCAATATATACtcgtttataaaatttaatagatAAAAAACAACCTGAAATACCGTAGTACACAATTTGTGTTCTGATCCTAATACTGATCTAGGCTTTAAGTGGTTATTGCACTTCTGACAATTCCATTATTCCTACGAAAGGCAAATTTGCTACCTCATGTGACTTCTTTCTGAGATAGTAGTACTaatcaatcaattaaaaattaccCACATTCCACCATCAAACTTTGGGTGAAACTGGCTTCGGGATTCTCGCTCTACCATTGCATTTATTGACTTGCCTGTTCATTAGACGGGTTAGCAACTTCTTTATCATCTTCGCTGCTGAAATCATGCGCATTGTGCTGCGTGTTTTTGTGATTTTGCAGTGCGTTTGCATTGTAAAATGTCTTTTTGCACAAACGGCATACATATTTGGCCATTGGTTCCTCTTCCCAATGTTGTTGGCTCTAATTGAATAAAGTGGTTTTAAGTTTACATTATACTTAGCTCTAGGCAGATGGAAATTCGGAAGATGTCGGATGATGGTAGAGAAGGTACTAAAATATGTTTGCGTAAAATGTTTACCGGAGAATTACTTACTAAGATAGTATAATATGCTGAGTAAAATGATGGCAAATCCAGAATGGTGCCTACATAAATTTTCTTTACTAGTTTCAAACCTACCTGATGTAACTGCGCATTATTTGGTTTTGATACAAGAATTGTCTGCTGAAACGAGTTTTCCTCAATATCTTCCATATTACAAactagaaaaacaaaataatcaataatttataacaattatttaaggGGAAAAGCATCAGTATACTTACCTAACGAAATgtagaaagtaaaaatataccatttACTAATATACTAATGCAACTCATTATTACGCTCACCCATGTTAGaaagccaaaataaaaaaaatcattattcgCAGTAGAGTAACTTTTAGAAATAGCGCCATTTTGACTAAGAGAGGGAGAAAGGAAATACTATGGCGTGACaactctatattttattttttatatactatatagtcGATTAGATTGTATAGAAAGAAGAACCACCATTAGTCACCAGCTAATGAGAGTCAGATCAGAATCAGAATCAAAGATACACTCCATTATTAAGGCAGCTGATTTTATCTTACGCCTTTGAACAACCCTCCTTTTTGCGgtttttaaattgcaaaattgtGTATGTTTTTTCAGTTAGACAGAATCGactaaatatgatttttttaatggcaATATCTACCATAATTGACGTTTCACGTTTCATTATAAATGTCACTGACGAATGAAAATTTTGTCAAGGTGCTCATAGATCACTGCaaacgaaattataatatacatggaAAGTTCACTTCTTTGTGttgctaataatatattttttataatacatgcaTCATATTGAGTAGTTTACTTTTgtcgaatatatattttatttgaaatagaattgtcaatatactttctctgtttattttgaaagttttgAATGAATGACGACATTCGTGTGAATACACATagttgtttttaagttttttacaaAGGAatgtttactaatataatttactgATTGTTGGACTTTTTGTttctacatttatataaattagttttaacatGGCTGGTTCGGCGCTAAGGCGGCTAATGGCCGAATACAAACGTAAGTTAATTAATGACTTTATCATGCCACGAAGTCAATTTGCAcccctttataaaaaaattaacatgttCTATGAACTTTTCAGAGTTAACATTGAATCCCCCAGAGGGTATCATTGCTGGACCAATAAATGAAGAAAATTTCTTTGAATGGGAAGCATTAATAACGTAAGTGAATTGAAACATTTCTAGAGGTTTCTGTCATTGTTTACATGTATTGAGGTCAACACATGATGGTATTAATAcaactatttttatcataaaatatttattaatatacatgtaTGGATATaacaaaagtttatattaaatatactagaAATTGCTATGTTTGTCATCTTGATAAAAGTCTTGGCTAATCCTTGCACTGTTAAAATGTGTTAATCTGTGAATGTGTTAGTTTCTGACACCTCACAACATTCAGTTTTAGGGTCAAGACAGCGTATAGGCTGTGACAATTTTTGATTAAACCTATTGTCATTAATTCTTCTTTGATATATTAAAACCAATTTCCTTTACAAGACCATTCTGCATCTTTTATGAATATGCACAACATTTTGTGAATTTGATTTTAGTGGACCGGAAGGCACATGCTTTGAAGGAGGAATATTTCCAGCGAAATTGATCTTCCCACCAGACTATCCCCTGAGTCCCCCGAAAATGCAGTTCATATGTGAAATGTTCCATCCAAATAGTAAGCATTAATCAACTTGAATAAGATTCAACAATTTCTGTGAATAATGTATATTACTAGGGCTACTACTAAACTGCCACAAAATCTTGCTATTGCACCATTCATTTGCAGTAAGCCATCTTTGCATGTTTCTATTTCTCGATAATGATGAATCAGTTTTAtgtaactaattataaaaaaaaattccccCCAGTATATGCAGATGGTCGTGTATGTATATCTATATTGCATGCACCGGGAGATGACCCCATGGGCTATGAAAGCAGTGCTGAAAGGTGGTCACCTGTACAGAGTGTTGAAAAAATTCTCCTCTCTGTGGTTAGCATGCTAGCAGGTGagtcacaattttaaataacatactatgAGAGATAAGTCCATtgtgtataaatgtattttaatgtatggaccgtattgaaaattaaaatgaaaattccataaatttgaaatacaatGATGGTGTTACGTTATTTATGATTggtgttcttttttatttacaatgtcCATAATGTTGATTGCAGAACCTAATGATGAAAGTGGTGCCAATGTTGATGCAGCTAAAATGTGGAGAGAAGACCGTGATCAGTTCAACAAAATAGCTGAACGACTTGTTAGAAAGACTCTTGGTTTACCTCCACCATAATgacaaataaagtaaaacagTAAATGGGGTCTAAaaggtaataattatttattactcaggataatattttttaacattttactatgtttttaatgatttactCATTGTATCATATGTTTTATCAACATCTTGttagcaatattttattgttttttcattatatttgatGCACAAAGTATAAATCGATAATGTTCATTTGGAAACACCAAAAATGTGGATGTCTAACAcaatacatcaaaatatttgtgtattatgGATCAGATGTCTCTATTTACAATTAGTGTTAACGCAATAAGTTCATAGAATAGTCTCCAAAATGAAGATAAAGTATTATCCAttgttattattcaataagAATGTAAGAgatggtttaatatttttggagtTTTGTTGCACTATTGTAAATATagtctgtataatattaatttttggtTACCTAGTAAGTTGTATACATTTATAACCAACAAATTGGCAAATGTTTCAGACATTATTGACAGGATTTTTTACacacattgtaaaatattttaaccttttaataaatattttatgtattgcccattgttattttaaattttttaataaatcttgtgTACGCTTAGTTGTATGCTAAGCAATGTAATGCAGTGCCTTGCGAATTTTATACTCCATAACATACATCCAAACAAACGCTTGGCTGGTTGAATAACTTATATAGTATCCATTAGTGAGGTTTTATAATggacaatatatttatagcatgTAATAGATTATAATACAGACATGTACCTATGGGCAATGAGTACTCTCATTGTTTCTTTCCCTATCACATTTCCAGAAGTCAATGTGTACCTTCCTATGTCAGCTCTATAAGCACCCACAACAAGGCCTATACGTACATATAAGTGAGTTGCGAATGAAGGCACCTAAAACGCGCTGCAAACGTGTAACTgcaacgtattttattttttctttcaatctGTGTACACAACGTTGACGTGCTTATAAAATGCGGCGTTGCCAGCtcatttataaatcattgtttGCGTGGGGCCTTATTCGCCATATTTTTGGTAGTATGAAACAGCGCTGGAACCTAAGGGAGCGGTGACAAAGATTATAACTTTATGCTACATTTCAGACCTTtgcataacaaaaaatatttagtatgtatattttctcttccaattataatttttatagtctgattttacattgtattataaatCCCTAATTGATTCCTTGTAAAAATCACctctacattttttatttattttttaaagtttggattataattaagtatctaGTTGATGTGtaggatttttaaaatgtatatcgtTTATTATACGTTAATGTGTTTtagtaatgataatatttaaagttgaaATGTCGTTAAAGGTACAATTTCGGACGTGTAACAAACCGCAGCCACACACGACATTGCGGGTTTCTCCTGCGGTCGCGCACTATTTTATTCCATGATGCATTATCAGCCGCACATGTCGCGACTGCAGGCCTCAGTCGTTTCTATAGGAGCACCGATTTTCTATTCAGACACATTAGCAATCCCAATAAGTTAAATTGATGTGACATTTCgaaaataacattcaaatatcgcatatttttaattaaggattCATTTACACGTACAACAAACAAACCATATAGCTGCGACAAATTGTGGTCGATCACTTTGGCGGCAATATGTGGTCAGTGTGAATGGAATTGTATATTTTCATACAGAGGAGTATACCTTTGGCTATTCTTCGTAAAAAGATTCCTTGAAACTTACACTACACAAGACCGtagctccgtcctcgccgcggTTTACATCCCCCCGACCCTTCTAATAGTGCCAGCCCGTGTGCCGACGAATACGGTAGTAGTTAGATTGCTAGTTCCCTACGAGTAGGCGCATGCATAATCGttatgtctcatcctctcccagtaaCCATCCTGAGCCTAGGTTCGTCCATTTAGTGAATTGCCGTCAGGAGGGTTGCTTACGTTTCAAGGCTTGCGTGCGCCTATAGCGCTCACCCAAAAATCCGGTGTGTTTGTGTAAGTCTCTTTTGCCAAGCCAACAAAGGCAGGgttcatgtttaaaaaaatatatatataatatctaagatgtttttattacatagatacgttgtccgagctcaatactggcaagacgaaagtaaagTAATCGCCCGACTTGACgaccaatgagcgtgcggcattaacgttgttacgtaactgtcgatgt of the Manduca sexta isolate Smith_Timp_Sample1 chromosome 27, JHU_Msex_v1.0, whole genome shotgun sequence genome contains:
- the LOC115446037 gene encoding zinc finger protein Xfin isoform X1; its protein translation is MVCNMEDIEENSFQQTILVSKPNNAQLHQSQQHWEEEPMAKYVCRLCKKTFYNANALQNHKNTQHNAHDFSSEDDKEVANPSNEQNSGGFKFIPLKSGENDEKSTLDGLTTRLFSVDTSYIIVKVEDDIDMDAIKRSRLDGVVKRAQLKPKQAKLPNLTVDLRGPFTCTFPSTLRPDLQCRQIFFNCCEYSLHYREEHTKRRKAALRCQVCEQRLDRDIHSESAIAQIQAMNRLSYSCRICGLTFLDGAEYDEHNRLVHAKMKPHQCSICAKRFTQQGGLQQHMRMHTGMRPFACTFCPKAFTQKAGLEQHLRTHTKVKPFKCVVCSKCFSQSVHLRQHMRTHTNIQPFECTVCGRRFKQSSHLNFHMRSHIGEGTLAMDRYVQTMQHNEQMEFLNFSKLQPVQDGHTLYYAAELATPLSSCQSAFPYQSQAVISESILSI
- the LOC115446037 gene encoding zinc finger protein Xfin isoform X2 is translated as MEDIEENSFQQTILVSKPNNAQLHQSQQHWEEEPMAKYVCRLCKKTFYNANALQNHKNTQHNAHDFSSEDDKEVANPSNEQNSGGFKFIPLKSGENDEKSTLDGLTTRLFSVDTSYIIVKVEDDIDMDAIKRSRLDGVVKRAQLKPKQAKLPNLTVDLRGPFTCTFPSTLRPDLQCRQIFFNCCEYSLHYREEHTKRRKAALRCQVCEQRLDRDIHSESAIAQIQAMNRLSYSCRICGLTFLDGAEYDEHNRLVHAKMKPHQCSICAKRFTQQGGLQQHMRMHTGMRPFACTFCPKAFTQKAGLEQHLRTHTKVKPFKCVVCSKCFSQSVHLRQHMRTHTNIQPFECTVCGRRFKQSSHLNFHMRSHIGEGTLAMDRYVQTMQHNEQMEFLNFSKLQPVQDGHTLYYAAELATPLSSCQSAFPYQSQAVISESILSI
- the LOC115446039 gene encoding ubiquitin-conjugating enzyme E2 G2 → MAGSALRRLMAEYKQLTLNPPEGIIAGPINEENFFEWEALITGPEGTCFEGGIFPAKLIFPPDYPLSPPKMQFICEMFHPNIYADGRVCISILHAPGDDPMGYESSAERWSPVQSVEKILLSVVSMLAEPNDESGANVDAAKMWREDRDQFNKIAERLVRKTLGLPPP